In Betta splendens chromosome 19, fBetSpl5.4, whole genome shotgun sequence, the following proteins share a genomic window:
- the nrap gene encoding nebulin-related-anchoring protein isoform X2, which yields MQSCARCGFVVYPAEKINCIDQNWHKACFHCDVCKMVLTANNFVSHKKRPYCSVHNPRNNSFTSVYETPVNINAKKQSEASSELKYREDGERFMSTFHYDMKSMELEKARLASQMSGQACQSQAAFSQQQSWYSGTVTNQEVVTMSQAQKTLSDVKFTEEYEQSKGKGSFPAMITPGYQAAKSANALASNVEYKKGHEERVSKYTAFVDPPEVLLAKKQGQIVSDYAYTEEFEQQRGKGSFPAHLTPGYKMSKKATELASDIKYRQMYEQELKGKASTEAAITESIHARENAENFSQIAYTEEYEQQRGKGSFPAMITPGYYLAKKAQENASDLKYRKDLNKMKGTSHYHSLTSEDNLSLQNARKINKLVSEVEYKKDLENTKGHSINFCDTPQFQNAAKVAKFTSDNKYKEKYISDMKGHYEDSGIDKKTMHAMKARKLASDITYKQGHEQEQSENRYQATLTPGYQSQRKLDPLKDKNYRQHIDQVKYSAVTDTPEIVLARKNAQLVSNLNYKADYEKTKHQYTLSEDLPQIKKAKANAALCSDIKYKEEWEKTKSKACDIGVDDLSVRAAKASRDLASDIKYKEAYAKNKEKSVGVNVSDSKTLHSLQVAKMSSDIEYKKGSKESQAQYNLPLDMINLSHAKKAQALASDLEYRTKLHDYTVMADDIKVQQAKKAYSLQSENQYRSDLNWMKGVGWETEGSLNITQAKKAGELLSDTKYRQKADSIKFTQVADDLSIKHAQKSQELQSDLAYKANTEHDMHQYTITKDEPLFRQARANADLLSGKVYKSSWEKQREKGFELRLDSLSILNAKAKRDLASDVKYKENYQKNKGKVIGIKSVSDDSQMAHSALATKLQSDRHYRKNYEDTKTNYSVSLDMLNISHAKKAQDLATETNYRTVLHEYTTLPTDASVAWAKQAYGLQSDKQYRSDLNWMKGVGWEASKSLDVQQAKKAGDLVSEKKYRQDVSALKFTSVEDTPEMVQAKLSNKLAIDRLYKEKGENMKHNYTVSRELPELVQAKVNAMNLSESHYKESWTKLRDGGYKLSLDAIPFQSAKASAEILSDQKYKEDFEKTKGKMIGLRGLQDDLNIAHSVHASRLQSDIKYKQDSAKELSKFHLPMDMLEVSHAKKAQSLVSDQDYRLTLHQYTSLPDDMKVQAAKKAYALQSEKLYRSDLNYLRGAAWIATGALQIEGSKKATDLISDKKYRQQPYHFKHTSVTDSPDIIHAKVSGQITNERLYKEKGVNDQHNYTITSERPEITQAKINAANFSEIKYKESWHTLRAQGYKLTMQDIPFQAAKTSTGIASDYMYKHNHLLDKGKHIGVKSVLDDPHLLHCLQAGRLASDQEYRRSALSASGRYRLTPDMIHLVTAKNAQALASEQDYRKRLHEYTALPDDMKVAWAKKAYDLQSEKLYKSDLRFMKGVAWDGVGAPQLESAKKAGELISDKKYRQLPDRLKFTSVADSPDIIHAKTSYQQCSERLYKSGKNDDMHKYTLHPDDPDFVRAKINAQQISDKVYKASGEQVKTSGFDLRLDAIPFQTAKVSREIASDFHYKESHLKEKGKQVGLRCVEDDPKMVHSLAASKLQSNLEYKRQSKQERGNYKIHADQPEFQQAKRSQAQASDLTYRRKLHDYTCDPQQLDVKHAKQAYKLQSDVNYKSDLNWIKGVGWTPPGSHKAELARRAAELGLAEGVSADEAIAKYQHMMMLYHQQQMEQQQQQQQQQQQAFEEVEACKEIQRGVNMDAMEVLHVKRKKTIQTVQKKATSSTTSFRSMEKKSSTTSSSSSAGLQSTVRTSTKAIEDA from the exons ATGCAGTCCTGTGCTAGGTGTGGGTTTGTGGTCTATCCAGCTGAGAAGATCAACTGTATTGACCAG AACTGGCACAAAGCATGCTTTCACTGCGACGTCTGCAAGATGGTGCTCACCGCCAACAACTTTGTCAGCCACAAGAAAAGGCCGTACTGCTCCGT ACACAATCCGAGGAACAACTCCTTCACAAGTGTCTACGAGACCCCCGTCAACATCAACGCAAAGAAGCAAAGCGAGGCGAGCAGTGAG CTGAAGTATCGTGAAGATGGCGAGCGCTTCATGTCCACCTTCCACTACGACATGAAGTccatggagctggagaaggcgcGTCTAGCCAGTCAGATGTCCGGACAG GCCTGTCAGTCTCAGGCTGCCTTCtcccagcagcagagctggTACTCAGGCACAGTGACCAACCAGGAGGTAGTAACAATGTCTCAGGCCCAGAAGACGCTCAGCGAC GTGAAGTTCACAGAGGAATACGAGCAGTCAAAGGGAAAGGGCAGCTTCCCTGCCATGATCACGCCTGGCTATCAAGCTGCTAAGTCTGCCAATGCTTTGGCCAGTAAT GTGGAATATAAAAAAGGACACGAGGAAAGAGTTTCAAAGTACACAGCATTCGTTGACCCTCCAGAGGTGCTTCTAGCCAAAAAACAGGGACAAATTGTTAGCGAT TACGCCTATACAGAagagtttgagcagcagagaggcaaAGGTAGTTTCCCTGCACATCTTACGCCTGGATACAAGATGTCAAAGAAGGCCACTGAGCTGGCCAGTGAT ATTAAATATCGTCAGATGTATGAGCAGGAGTTGAAGGGAAAGGCGAGCACCGAGGCCGCGATCACTGAATCCATTCACGCACGAGAAAACGCAGAGAACTTCAGCCAG ATCGCCTATACTGAAGAGTATGAGCAGCAACGGGGCAAAGGAAGCTTCCCAGCAATGATCACTCCTGGGTATTATTTGGCAAAGAAGGCACAAGAAAATGCAAGTGAT CTAAAATACAGAAAGGACTTAAACAAGATGAAAGGCACGTCCCACTACCACAGCCTGACATCTGAGGACAATCTGAGCCTGCAGAACGCCCGGAAGATCAACAAGCTTGTCAGCGAG GTGGAGTATAAAAAggacctggagaacaccaaAGGTCACAGCATCAATTTCTGTGACACACCACAGtttcaaaatgctgcaaaaGTCGCTAAATTCACAAGTGAT AACAAATACAAAGAGAAGTACATCAGTGATATGAAGGGCCACTATGAAGACTCTGGGATCGATAAGAAGACCATGCATGCCATGAAAGCGCGGAAGCTGGCGAGTGAT ATCACTTATAAACAAGGTCAcgaacaggagcagagtgagAACCGCTACCAAGCCACCCTCACGCCAGGCTACCAGAGTCAGAGGAAACTGGATCCACTCAAAGAT aagaACTACAGGCAGCACATCGACCAGGTCAAGTACAGTGCAGTGACCGACACGCCTGAGATTGTTCTCGCCAGGAAAAACGCTCAGCTTGTCAGCAAC CTAAATTACAAAGCAGACTATGAAAAGACCAAGCATCAGTACACGCTCTCCGAAGACCTTCCCCAAATCAAAAAGGCCAAAGCCAACGCTGCGCTGTGCAGCGAC ATTAAATACAAAGAGGAGTGGGAGAAGACCAAGTCTAAAGCCTGCGACATCGGCGTGGACGACCTGAGCGTCCGGGCAGCGAAGGCGTCACGAGACCTCGCCAGCGAC ATCAAATACAAAGAGGCCTACGCGAAGAACAAGGAGAAGTCAGTGGGGGTCAATGTGAGCGACTCCAAGACTCTGCACTCTCTTCAAGTGGCCAAGATGAGCAGCGAT ATCGAGTACAAGAAAGGCTCGAAGGAGAGCCAGGCCCAGTACAACCTCCCTCTGGACATGATCAACTTGAGCCACGCCAAGAAGGCCCAGGCCCTCGCCAGCGACCTGGAGTACCGCACCAAGCTCCACGACTACACCGTCATGGCCGACGACATCAAGGTTCAGCAGGCCAAAAAGGCGTACTCCCTTCAAAGCGAG AACCAGTATCGCTCCGACCTGAACTGGATGAAAGGCGTGGGCTGGGAGACTGAAGGCAGTCTGAACATCACACAGGCCAAGAAAGCTGGGGAGCTGCTAAGTGAT ACTAAATACCGTCAGAAGGCAGATAGCATCAAATTCACCCAGGTGGCAGATGATCTGTCCATCAAACACGCCCAAAAGAGCCAGGAGCTCCAGAGCGAC CTGGCgtacaaagcaaacacagagcacGACATGCACCAGTACACCATCACCAAGGATGAGCCTCTGTTCAGGCAGGCCAGGGCCAATGCCGACCTCCTCAGCGGG AAAGTGTACAAGAGCAgctgggagaagcagagggagaagggCTTCGAGCTGCGGCTGGACTCTCTGTCCATACTCAATGCCAAAGCCAAGAGAGACCTGGCCAGTGAT GTCAAATACAAGGAGAAttaccagaaaaacaaaggcaagGTTATCGGCATCAAGTCGGTAAGTGACGACTCTCAGATGGCTCATTCAGCGCTGGCCACCAAACTACAGAGTGACCGCCACTACAGGAAAAACTATGAGGACACAAAGACCAACTACAG CGTTTCTCTGGACATGCTGAACATCAGCCATGCCAAGAAAGCTCAAGACCTGGCGACGGAGACCAACTACAGGACCGTCCTGCACGAGTACACGACGCTGCCCACGGACGCCAGCGTGGCCTGGGCGAAGCAGGCCTACGGGTTACAGAGCGAT AAACAGTACAGGTCGGATCTGAACTGGATGAAGGGCGTCGGCTGGGAAGCCTCAAAATCCCTGGATGTGCAGCAGGCGAAGAAGGCTGGAGATCTCGTCAGCGAG AAAAAGTACCGTCAGGATGTGAGTGCTCTAAAGTTTACCAGCGTTGAGGACACGCCGGAGATGGTTCAAGCCAAACTCAGCAACAAACTGGCCATTGAT AGGTTGTACAAGGAGAAGGGTGAAAACATGAAGCACAACTACACAGTAAGCAGAGAGCTGCCGGAGCTGGTGCAGGCCAAGGTCAACGCCATGAACCTCAGCGAG AGCCATTACAAGGAATCCTGGACTAAACTACGTGACGGAGGCTACAAGCTGAGCCTGGATGCTATTCCCTTCCAGTCCGCCAAAGCGTCCGCAGAGATCCTCAGTGAT CAAAAGTATAAAGAAGACTTTGAGAAGACTAAAGGGAAGATGATTGGACTGAGGGGGCTGCAGGACGACCTAAACATCGCACACTCGGTTCACGCCAGCAGGCTGCAAAGCGAT ATCAAGTACAAGCAAGACTCGGCGAAGGAGCTGTCGAAGTTCCACCTTCCCATGGACATGCTGGAGGTGTCGCACGCCAAAAAGGCCCAGTCGCTGGTCAGCGATCAGGACTACAGGCTGACCCTGCACCAGTACACGTCGCTGCCCGACGACATGAAGGTGCAGGCGGCCAAGAAGGCGTACGCTCTGCAGAGTGAG AAACTGTATCGCTCGGACCTGAACTACCTGCGTGGCGCCGCCTGGATCGCCACCGGGGCCCTGCAGATCGAAGGCTCCAAGAAGGCCACGGACCTCATCAGTGAC AAAAAGTACCGCCAGCAGCCGTACCACTTCAAGCACACGTCCGTCACCGACTCTCCCGATATCATCCACGCCAAAGTCAGCGGGCAGATTACAAATGAG cgCTTGTACAAAGAAAAGGGAGTGAATGATCAACACAACTACACAATAACAAGCGAGAGACCGGAGATTACACAAGCAAAGATCAATGCAGCCAACTTCAGTGAG ATAAAGTATAAGGAATCCTGGCACACTCTGAGGGCACAGGGATACAAGCTCACTATGCAGGACATCCCCTTCCAGGCTGCCAAAACCTCCACAGGCATCGCTAGTGAT TACATGTACAAACACAACCACCTGTTGGATAAAGGGAAACACATCGGCGTCAAAAGCGTCCTGGACGACCCGCACCTCCTGCACTGCCTGCAGGCGGGCCGGCTGGCCAGCGACCAGGAGTACCGCAGGAGCGCGCTGAGCGCCAGCGGCCGGTACCGCCTCACGCCCGACATGATCCACCTGGTGACGGCCAAGAACGCCCAGGCCCTGGCCAGCGAGCAGGACTACAGGAAGAGGCTGCACGAGTACACGGCGCTGCCGGACGACATGAAGGTCGCGTGGGCCAAGAAGGCGTACGACCTGCAGAGCGAG AAACTGTACAAGTCCGACCTTAGGTTCATGAAAGGAGTGGCCTGGGACGGAGTGGGGGCGCCTCAGCTGGAGTCAGCCAAGAAGGCTGGGGAGCTCATAAGTGAC AAGAAGTATCGTCAGCTGCCGGACAGACTGAAGTTCACCTCAGTGGCCGACTCTCCCGACATCATCCACGCTAAGACGAGCTATCAGCAGTGCAGCGAG AGGCTGTACAAGTCTGGGAAGAACGACGACATGCACAAGTACACGTTACATCCGGACGATCCGGACTTTGTCAGAGCCAAGATCAACGCCCAGCAGATCAGCGAC AAAGTTTACAAGGCGTCTGGGGAGCAGGTGAAGACGTCGGGCTTCGACTTGAGGCTGGACGCTATTCCCTTCCAGACGGCCAAAGTCTCCAGGGAAATTGCCAGCGAT ttccACTATAAGGAGTCCCACCTGAAGGAGAAGGGCAAGCAGGTGGGCCTGCGCTGCGTGGAGGACGATCCCAAGATGGTGCACTCGCTGGCCGCCAGCAAACTCCAGAGCAACCTGGAGTACAAGCGCCAGTCCAAGCAGGAGCGCGGCAACTACAAGATCCACGCCGACCAGCCCGAGTTCCAGCAGGCCAAGAGGAGCCAGGCTCAGGCCAGCGACCTCACGTACCGCCGCAAGCTCCACGACTACACCTGTGACCCCCAACAGCTCGACGTCAAGCACGCCAAGCAGGCCTACAAGCTGCAGAGCGAC gtgaactacaAGTCAGACCTGAACTGGATCAAAGGAGTGGGCTGGACCCCTCCTGGCTCCCATAAGGCCGAGCTCGCCCGCCGGGCAGCCGAGCTGGGGCTGGCTGAGGGCGTTAGCGCCGACGAAGCTATCGCTAAGTACCAGCACATGATGATG ctgtatcaccagcagcagatggagcagcagcagcagcagcagcagcagcagcagcaggccttcGAAGAGGTGGAAGCCTGTAAAGAGATCCAACGAGGTGTCAACATGGACGCCATGGAGGTGCTGCACGTCAAGAGGAAGAAGACCATCCAGACGGTGCAGAAGAAAGCCACCAGCTCAACGACCTCGTTCAGGTCCATGGAGAAGAAGTCCAGCACTACCTCGTCTTCCTCGTCAGCTGGTCTCCAAAGCACAGTGAGAACATCTACTAAAGCAATAGAAGACGCGTAA